GGAGGCGGAAAACCTCTCCACTTCGGGATCGGTCTGGCGGTCAAAACGACCGCCCCACGGTTTTTTCATGACAATCGCCTCCTTCTGCCCCTTGCGAAACTTTCATTCTTCTTTCTCTCTATGCATACCCCATATCTTCAATGGCAGGCCGAAAAGGTTGATAAAACCCTCGGCATCTTTCTGGTCGTAGAGCGAATCTTCTTCGAATGTGGCCAGCTCGGGGTTGTAGAGGGTATGGGGCGACTTCCTGCCCACGACCATGATATTCCCCTTGTAGAGTTTCAGCTTGACGGTGCCGCTTACCCGTTCCTGGGTAAAATTGAAGAAAGCATCCAGGGCTTCCCGCAAGGGGCTGTACCATTGTCCGTAGTAGATCAGTTCGGCATATTTCAGGGCCAGATGTTCCTTGAAATGCAATGTGTCACGGTCGATGCAGAGATGCTCCAGTTCCCGGTGGGCAAAGGTCAGAAGGGTGCCGGCCGGGGTCTCGTAGACACCGCGCGACTTCATCCCCACCAGCCTGTTTTCCACCAGGTCGGCCCGTCCGATCCCATGCCTGCCCGCCAGTTCGTTGAGCCCCTCGATCATCGCCACCGGCGTCTCCCGCCGACCGTTCACGGAAACCGGGATGCCTTTTTCCCACTCGATCTCCACTGTACACGGTTCATCGGGAGCCTCCTGCGGTGAGCAGGTGAGCAGGAACATCTCCCCGTCCGGTTCGTTCCAGGGGTCTTCCAGCACTCCCCCCTCGAAGCTGAGGTGCCAGAGGTTGCGATCCATGCTGTAAGGTTTGGCAGCAGTCACGGGCACGGGTATTTCATGCGCAGCAGCGTAAGCCAGGGCATCGCTGCGGGAACGGATCGTCCATTCCCTCCAGGGAGCGATGATCTTCAGATGCGGGGCCAGCGCCTTCAGGGTCAGCTCGAAGCGCACCTGGTCATTCCCCTTGCCGGTGGCCCCGTGAGCAACGGCTGTCGCCCCCACACGTCTGGCCACTTCCGCAAGTTTCCTGGCGATAACCGGCCGCGCGATGGCCGTTCCCAGAAGATATTTCCCCTCGTAGACAGCTCCCGATCTGAGCATCGGGTATATGAAATCGGTTACAAATTCTTCACGGACATCTTCAATGTATGCTTCGGCGGCACCGGTACGCAGGGCTTTCTCCACCAATCCCTCCAGTTCGGCAGAGCCCTGGCCGACATCGACGGCAACGGCAACGGCATCATAACCGTAATGCTCTTCGAGCCATTTCAAAATTACCGAGGTGTCAAGGCCTCCCGAATAGGCAACAACCACCTTCTCACGCTTCATCTTCTGCCATCTCCTTTCCTTTCAGGGGGTAAATTCCCGCCCCGCCCCGGGTCGATTCCGCAACCATTCCCCTGCAAATCGGCCCTTCTGTCATTCATCTTTTCTGTTTATATTTTTTCGCCTTCCGTTTTTTCTTACATGATGAGCGCCATCAATGCCTTCTGAACATGTAAACGATTCTCGGCCTGATCGAAGACCACCGATGA
This sequence is a window from Bacillota bacterium. Protein-coding genes within it:
- a CDS encoding argininosuccinate synthase → MKREKVVVAYSGGLDTSVILKWLEEHYGYDAVAVAVDVGQGSAELEGLVEKALRTGAAEAYIEDVREEFVTDFIYPMLRSGAVYEGKYLLGTAIARPVIARKLAEVARRVGATAVAHGATGKGNDQVRFELTLKALAPHLKIIAPWREWTIRSRSDALAYAAAHEIPVPVTAAKPYSMDRNLWHLSFEGGVLEDPWNEPDGEMFLLTCSPQEAPDEPCTVEIEWEKGIPVSVNGRRETPVAMIEGLNELAGRHGIGRADLVENRLVGMKSRGVYETPAGTLLTFAHRELEHLCIDRDTLHFKEHLALKYAELIYYGQWYSPLREALDAFFNFTQERVSGTVKLKLYKGNIMVVGRKSPHTLYNPELATFEEDSLYDQKDAEGFINLFGLPLKIWGMHREKEE